In Meriones unguiculatus strain TT.TT164.6M chromosome 17, Bangor_MerUng_6.1, whole genome shotgun sequence, a single window of DNA contains:
- the Palm gene encoding paralemmin-1 isoform X1, which translates to MASLKTGKVAGEMVLATDTTSQQERLQAIAEKRRKQAEIESKRRQLEDDRRQLQYLKSKALRERWLLEGTPSSASEGDEDMRKQMQEDEQKARVLEESIARLEKEIDVLEFGESAPAAPKENSAAPSPVRPPSASPAKEEQKPEALVNSQQTPLGTPKEPRMSSTPVRSPGGSTMMKAAMYSVEITVEKDKVTGETRVLSSTTLLPRDPLPQGVKVYEDETKVVHAVDGIAENGIQPLSSSEVDELIHKADEVTLSEVGSTAGPAEPRGLAEDTTRTTPSRREITGVEAQPGEATSGPPGIQPGQEPPVTMVFMGYQNVEDEAETKKVLGLQDTIKAELVVIEDAATPREPAPLNGSAAELPATKEENQTGTTATPSDAQDLDMKKPRCRCCSVM; encoded by the exons ATGGCCAGCCTCAAAACAGGGAAGGTAGCTGGAGAAAT GGTCCTGGCAACCGACACTACGTCCCAGCAGGAACGGCTTCAGGCCATTGCT GAGAAGCGGAGGAAGCAGGCAGAGATTGAGAGCAAGCGGAGACAATTGGAGGATGACAGGAGGCAGCTGCAGTACCTGAAG TCCAAGGCACTGCGGGAACGCTGGCTGCTGGAGGGGACCCCATCCTCGGCCTCAGAGGGCGATGAGGACATGAGGAAGCAGATGCAGGAAGACGAGCAGAAGGCCAGGGTCCTGGAGGAGTCCATCGCCAG gctggagaaagaaattgatgtCCTGGAGTTTGGAGAGTCAGCCCCAGCCGCCCCAAAGGAGAATTCAGCAGCCCCCAGCCCTGTCCGGCCCCCGTCTGCAAGCCCAGCCAAGGAAGAGCAGAAGCCAGAAGCGCTGGTGAATTCTCAGCAG ACACCGTTGGGCACCCCAAAAG AGCCTCGAATGTCCTCCACTCCAGTGAGGAGTCCGGGGGGATCCACCATGATGAAGGCAG CCATGTACTCGGTGGAGATCACGGTGGAGAAGGACAAGGTGACCGGGGAGACCAGGGTGTTATCCAGCACCACACTGCTCCCCCGGGACCCGCTTCCTCAGGGCGTGAAAGTCTACGAGGACGAAACCAAAG TGGTCCATGCTGTGGACGGCATCGCTGAGAATGGAATCCAGCCTCTCAGCTCCTCCGAGGTGGACGAACTCATTCACAAGGCCGACGAGGTCACGCTGAGCGAGGTGGGTTCCACAGCGGGGCCAGCAGAGCCTAGGGGACTCGCAGAGGACACCACCAGGACCACACCGTCCAGGAGGGAGATCACAGGCGTTGAGGCCCAACCAGGAGAGGCCACGTCAGGCCCGCCCGGCATCCAGCCCGGCCAGGAGCCCCCAGTCACCATGGTCTTCATGGGTTATCAAAATGTGGAAGACGAAGCAGAGACCAAGAAGGTACTGGGCCTGCAGGACACCATCAAGGCTGAACTGGTGGTGATCGAAGACGCGGCCACGCCCAGGGAGCCTGCGCCCCTCAACGGCAGCGCGGCTGAGCTCCCGGCCACCAAGGAGGAGAACCAGACGGGGACCACGGCCACCCCCAGCGACGCCCAGGATCTCGACATGAAGAAGCCTCGCTGTAGATGTTGTTCCGTCATGTGA
- the Palm gene encoding paralemmin-1 isoform X3 — protein MASLKTGKVAGEMVLATDTTSQQERLQAIAEKRRKQAEIESKRRQLEDDRRQLQYLKSKALRERWLLEGTPSSASEGDEDMRKQMQEDEQKARVLEESIARLEKEIDVLEFGESAPAAPKENSAAPSPVRPPSASPAKEEQKPEALVNSQQTPLGTPKEPRMSSTPVRSPGGSTMMKAVVHAVDGIAENGIQPLSSSEVDELIHKADEVTLSEVGSTAGPAEPRGLAEDTTRTTPSRREITGVEAQPGEATSGPPGIQPGQEPPVTMVFMGYQNVEDEAETKKVLGLQDTIKAELVVIEDAATPREPAPLNGSAAELPATKEENQTGTTATPSDAQDLDMKKPRCRCCSVM, from the exons ATGGCCAGCCTCAAAACAGGGAAGGTAGCTGGAGAAAT GGTCCTGGCAACCGACACTACGTCCCAGCAGGAACGGCTTCAGGCCATTGCT GAGAAGCGGAGGAAGCAGGCAGAGATTGAGAGCAAGCGGAGACAATTGGAGGATGACAGGAGGCAGCTGCAGTACCTGAAG TCCAAGGCACTGCGGGAACGCTGGCTGCTGGAGGGGACCCCATCCTCGGCCTCAGAGGGCGATGAGGACATGAGGAAGCAGATGCAGGAAGACGAGCAGAAGGCCAGGGTCCTGGAGGAGTCCATCGCCAG gctggagaaagaaattgatgtCCTGGAGTTTGGAGAGTCAGCCCCAGCCGCCCCAAAGGAGAATTCAGCAGCCCCCAGCCCTGTCCGGCCCCCGTCTGCAAGCCCAGCCAAGGAAGAGCAGAAGCCAGAAGCGCTGGTGAATTCTCAGCAG ACACCGTTGGGCACCCCAAAAG AGCCTCGAATGTCCTCCACTCCAGTGAGGAGTCCGGGGGGATCCACCATGATGAAGGCAG TGGTCCATGCTGTGGACGGCATCGCTGAGAATGGAATCCAGCCTCTCAGCTCCTCCGAGGTGGACGAACTCATTCACAAGGCCGACGAGGTCACGCTGAGCGAGGTGGGTTCCACAGCGGGGCCAGCAGAGCCTAGGGGACTCGCAGAGGACACCACCAGGACCACACCGTCCAGGAGGGAGATCACAGGCGTTGAGGCCCAACCAGGAGAGGCCACGTCAGGCCCGCCCGGCATCCAGCCCGGCCAGGAGCCCCCAGTCACCATGGTCTTCATGGGTTATCAAAATGTGGAAGACGAAGCAGAGACCAAGAAGGTACTGGGCCTGCAGGACACCATCAAGGCTGAACTGGTGGTGATCGAAGACGCGGCCACGCCCAGGGAGCCTGCGCCCCTCAACGGCAGCGCGGCTGAGCTCCCGGCCACCAAGGAGGAGAACCAGACGGGGACCACGGCCACCCCCAGCGACGCCCAGGATCTCGACATGAAGAAGCCTCGCTGTAGATGTTGTTCCGTCATGTGA
- the Palm gene encoding paralemmin-1 isoform X2, with the protein MEVLATDTTSQQERLQAIAEKRRKQAEIESKRRQLEDDRRQLQYLKSKALRERWLLEGTPSSASEGDEDMRKQMQEDEQKARVLEESIARLEKEIDVLEFGESAPAAPKENSAAPSPVRPPSASPAKEEQKPEALVNSQQTPLGTPKEPRMSSTPVRSPGGSTMMKAAMYSVEITVEKDKVTGETRVLSSTTLLPRDPLPQGVKVYEDETKVVHAVDGIAENGIQPLSSSEVDELIHKADEVTLSEVGSTAGPAEPRGLAEDTTRTTPSRREITGVEAQPGEATSGPPGIQPGQEPPVTMVFMGYQNVEDEAETKKVLGLQDTIKAELVVIEDAATPREPAPLNGSAAELPATKEENQTGTTATPSDAQDLDMKKPRCRCCSVM; encoded by the exons GGTCCTGGCAACCGACACTACGTCCCAGCAGGAACGGCTTCAGGCCATTGCT GAGAAGCGGAGGAAGCAGGCAGAGATTGAGAGCAAGCGGAGACAATTGGAGGATGACAGGAGGCAGCTGCAGTACCTGAAG TCCAAGGCACTGCGGGAACGCTGGCTGCTGGAGGGGACCCCATCCTCGGCCTCAGAGGGCGATGAGGACATGAGGAAGCAGATGCAGGAAGACGAGCAGAAGGCCAGGGTCCTGGAGGAGTCCATCGCCAG gctggagaaagaaattgatgtCCTGGAGTTTGGAGAGTCAGCCCCAGCCGCCCCAAAGGAGAATTCAGCAGCCCCCAGCCCTGTCCGGCCCCCGTCTGCAAGCCCAGCCAAGGAAGAGCAGAAGCCAGAAGCGCTGGTGAATTCTCAGCAG ACACCGTTGGGCACCCCAAAAG AGCCTCGAATGTCCTCCACTCCAGTGAGGAGTCCGGGGGGATCCACCATGATGAAGGCAG CCATGTACTCGGTGGAGATCACGGTGGAGAAGGACAAGGTGACCGGGGAGACCAGGGTGTTATCCAGCACCACACTGCTCCCCCGGGACCCGCTTCCTCAGGGCGTGAAAGTCTACGAGGACGAAACCAAAG TGGTCCATGCTGTGGACGGCATCGCTGAGAATGGAATCCAGCCTCTCAGCTCCTCCGAGGTGGACGAACTCATTCACAAGGCCGACGAGGTCACGCTGAGCGAGGTGGGTTCCACAGCGGGGCCAGCAGAGCCTAGGGGACTCGCAGAGGACACCACCAGGACCACACCGTCCAGGAGGGAGATCACAGGCGTTGAGGCCCAACCAGGAGAGGCCACGTCAGGCCCGCCCGGCATCCAGCCCGGCCAGGAGCCCCCAGTCACCATGGTCTTCATGGGTTATCAAAATGTGGAAGACGAAGCAGAGACCAAGAAGGTACTGGGCCTGCAGGACACCATCAAGGCTGAACTGGTGGTGATCGAAGACGCGGCCACGCCCAGGGAGCCTGCGCCCCTCAACGGCAGCGCGGCTGAGCTCCCGGCCACCAAGGAGGAGAACCAGACGGGGACCACGGCCACCCCCAGCGACGCCCAGGATCTCGACATGAAGAAGCCTCGCTGTAGATGTTGTTCCGTCATGTGA
- the Palm gene encoding paralemmin-1 isoform X4 encodes MEVLATDTTSQQERLQAIAEKRRKQAEIESKRRQLEDDRRQLQYLKSKALRERWLLEGTPSSASEGDEDMRKQMQEDEQKARVLEESIARLEKEIDVLEFGESAPAAPKENSAAPSPVRPPSASPAKEEQKPEALVNSQQTPLGTPKEPRMSSTPVRSPGGSTMMKAVVHAVDGIAENGIQPLSSSEVDELIHKADEVTLSEVGSTAGPAEPRGLAEDTTRTTPSRREITGVEAQPGEATSGPPGIQPGQEPPVTMVFMGYQNVEDEAETKKVLGLQDTIKAELVVIEDAATPREPAPLNGSAAELPATKEENQTGTTATPSDAQDLDMKKPRCRCCSVM; translated from the exons GGTCCTGGCAACCGACACTACGTCCCAGCAGGAACGGCTTCAGGCCATTGCT GAGAAGCGGAGGAAGCAGGCAGAGATTGAGAGCAAGCGGAGACAATTGGAGGATGACAGGAGGCAGCTGCAGTACCTGAAG TCCAAGGCACTGCGGGAACGCTGGCTGCTGGAGGGGACCCCATCCTCGGCCTCAGAGGGCGATGAGGACATGAGGAAGCAGATGCAGGAAGACGAGCAGAAGGCCAGGGTCCTGGAGGAGTCCATCGCCAG gctggagaaagaaattgatgtCCTGGAGTTTGGAGAGTCAGCCCCAGCCGCCCCAAAGGAGAATTCAGCAGCCCCCAGCCCTGTCCGGCCCCCGTCTGCAAGCCCAGCCAAGGAAGAGCAGAAGCCAGAAGCGCTGGTGAATTCTCAGCAG ACACCGTTGGGCACCCCAAAAG AGCCTCGAATGTCCTCCACTCCAGTGAGGAGTCCGGGGGGATCCACCATGATGAAGGCAG TGGTCCATGCTGTGGACGGCATCGCTGAGAATGGAATCCAGCCTCTCAGCTCCTCCGAGGTGGACGAACTCATTCACAAGGCCGACGAGGTCACGCTGAGCGAGGTGGGTTCCACAGCGGGGCCAGCAGAGCCTAGGGGACTCGCAGAGGACACCACCAGGACCACACCGTCCAGGAGGGAGATCACAGGCGTTGAGGCCCAACCAGGAGAGGCCACGTCAGGCCCGCCCGGCATCCAGCCCGGCCAGGAGCCCCCAGTCACCATGGTCTTCATGGGTTATCAAAATGTGGAAGACGAAGCAGAGACCAAGAAGGTACTGGGCCTGCAGGACACCATCAAGGCTGAACTGGTGGTGATCGAAGACGCGGCCACGCCCAGGGAGCCTGCGCCCCTCAACGGCAGCGCGGCTGAGCTCCCGGCCACCAAGGAGGAGAACCAGACGGGGACCACGGCCACCCCCAGCGACGCCCAGGATCTCGACATGAAGAAGCCTCGCTGTAGATGTTGTTCCGTCATGTGA
- the Misp gene encoding mitotic interactor and substrate of PLK1 — MDRVTRYPILSNTHSARVTSLALDEDTSYPVELVGVGPEAGWSQEDLQVWSAEYQTEPDVRTSAAFTRRVFPGQPSQRSLYWEDEDEEMKVYQLDNSSDAVHSQPRDLEAQRWAVIQSQAVRKGGTVATLQAAAGHRDPRLAGQPRATFSEESLVDTEQIDFLAARQQFLSLEKANTDPVTWSPTARETLARTPPRVNQSPKASTTLHLANGYATAVSSPAKKVTLTLEKSVHDSPAGCACAANDPGHHIRAESPETPKETPIEREIRLAQEREAELREQRGLRRAAGRQELIQIPSRPLLNKVSLTETPPRRDRGRPSLYVQRDMVQETQREEDHRREGRASTPDWPSQDPQPGLQRSLSSDSILSQDARATDPVPEARKVNRIPPDAYQPYLGSGTPKLEFSAFGAYSKPSGVSTADTFRRATGSPRHASECSGRSLSSDLEWSKPPEKPLHANGGVVQLQNFHLRPLRFKVPDVPQRAETSHTWGWEAAGAPALRLQKSQSSDLLEKEVESVLRREREVAEERRNAFFPEVFSPELDQDESHVQESRSSSRASGITGSYSVSESPPFTPIQLHSGLVWKVETETPEDGAPGQKTKRESWYAGINPADRVNSEVLGATRVTRHKNVLAERWEARIYASEDDD; from the exons ATGGATCGAGTGACCAGATACCCCATCCTCAGCAACACACACTCAGCGCGGGTCACCAGCTTGGCGCTGGACGAAGACACCAGCTACCCGGTTGAGCTGGTGGGCGTGGGGCCTGAAGCTGGCTGGAGCCAGGAGGATCTGCAGGTCTGGTCCGCTGAGTACCAGACCGAGCCAGATGTGAGAACAAGCGCAGCCTTCACCAGACGAGTCTTCCCTGGCCAGCCGTCCCAGAGGTCACTGTACTGGGAAGATGAGGATGAAGAGATGAAGGTTTACCAACTGGACAACAGCAGTGATGCCGTCCACAGCCAGCCTAGGGACCTCGAGGCCCAGCGCTGGGCGGTCATCCAGAGCCAGGCAGTCAGGAAGGGTGGCACAGTGGCCACGCTCCAGGCTGCGGCAGGTCACAGGGACCCGAGGCTTGCCGGCCAGCCTCGGGCCACATTCTCAGAGGAGAGCTTGGTGGATACAGAGCAAATCGATTTCCTGGCCGCTAGACAGCAATTCCTGAGTTTAGAGAAGGCGAACACGGACCCGGTCACGTGGAGCCCCACAGCCAGGGAGACCCTTGCACGTACCCCACCGAGAGTCAACCAGTCCCCCAAGGCCTCCACCACGCTCCACCTAGCCAACGGCTATGCCACTGCTGTCTCCTCACCAGCGAAGAAGGTGACCTTGACCTTGGAGAAGTCTGTCCACGATTCCCCAGCTGGGTGTGCTTGTGCAGCCAACGACCCTGGTCACCACATCCGTGCAGAGTCCCCTGAGACCCCCAAAGAGACACCCATCGAGAGAGAGATCAGACTAGCCCAGGAGCGTGAGGCAGAGCTGCGCGAGCAGAGAGGGCTCCGGCGGGCTGCCGGGCGTCAAGAGCTGATACAGATTCCCAGCAGGCCCCTGCTCAACAAGGTGAGCCTGACGGAGACACCCCCGCGAAGAGACAGGGGCCGCCCATCCCTCTATGTGCAGAGGGACATGGTGCAGGAGACACAGCGAGAAGAAGACCATCGGCGAGAGGGCAGAGCGTCCACACCAGACTGGCCTTCCCAGGACCCTCAGCCCGGCCTCCAGAGAAGCCTGAGCTCGGACAGCATCCTCAGCCAGGATGCCCGAGCCACAGACCCGGTTCCAGAGGCAAGGAAGGTCAACCGCATCCCACCGGATGCCTACCAGCCGTATCTGGGCTCCGGGACCCCCAAACTAGAATTCTCAGCCTTCGGAGCATACAGCAAGCCGAGCGGTGTCTCCACAGCGGACACCTTCCGGAGGGCCACGGGGTCTCCCAGGCATGCCTCAGAATGCTCCGGAAGGTCTCTGAGCTCAGACCTTGAGTGGTCCAAGCCCCCTGAAAAGCCCCTTCATGCCAACGGGGGTGTCGTGCAATTACAGAATTTCCACCTGCGTCCGCTGCGATTCAAAGTCCCGGATGTGCCCCAGCGCGCTGAGACCTCCCATACCTGGGGCTGGGAGGCGGCCGGAGCCCCTGCGTTGAGGCTACAGAAGTCCCAGTCATCTGACCTGCTGGAAAAGGAGGTGGAGAGCGTCCTGCGGAGAGAGCGAGAGGTGgctgaggagaggaggaatgCCTTCTTCCCAGAAGTGTTTTCCCCAGAGCTGGACCAGGACGAGAGCCATGTGCAAGAGTCCCGGAGTTCCTCTCGGGCATCTG GCATCACAGGCAGCTATTCAGTGTCGGAATCACCACCCTTCACCCCCATCCAGCTGCATTCAGGCCTGGTGTGGAAGGTGGAGACGGAGACGCCAGAGGACGGCGCTCCGGGGCAGAAGACGAAAAGGGAGTCGTGG TACGCAGGCATCAACCCCGCTGACCGTGTCAACTCCGAG GTCCTGGGAGCCACACGGGTAACGCGACACAAGAATGTCTTGGCGGAACGCTGGGAAGCACGCATCTACGCCAGCGAGGATGACGACTGA